A genomic stretch from Caloenas nicobarica isolate bCalNic1 chromosome 3, bCalNic1.hap1, whole genome shotgun sequence includes:
- the KCNF1 gene encoding potassium voltage-gated channel subfamily F member 1 translates to MAGDSRFPDVDTDRSEKNEETEIVVNVGGVRQVFYGDNLNQYPETRLAELINCLSGGYDSIFSLCDDYDPGKREFYFDRDPDAFKCIIDVYYFGEIHMKKGICPICFKNEMEFWKVDLKFLDDCCKTHLSEKKEELEEIARRVQLILDDLGVDASESRWKRCQKYIWKFLEKPESSYPARVIAVLSFLFILTSSIVMCVGTIPDLQVADAKGNRMEHPTLDSIETACIGWFTMEYVLRLISSPNKLHFALSFMNIVDVLAILPFYVSLTLTHLGAKLMELSNVQQAVQALRIMRIARIFKLARHSSGLQTLTYALKRSFKELGLLLMYLAVGIFVFSALGYTMEQSHPETLFKSIPQSFWWAIITMTTVGYGDIYPKTTLGKLNAAISFLCGVIAIALPIHPIINNFVRYYNKQRVLETAAKHELELMELNSAEGKATSSKSELDDLARGSEEGPFYSSRLKVSHSDTFIHLLSEEKHYRTRLRSCK, encoded by the coding sequence ATGGCAGGTGACTCTAGGTTTCCAGATGTGGACACTGacagatcagaaaaaaatgaagaaacgGAGATTGTAGTTAATGTCGGTGGGGTAAGGCAGGTGTTCTACGGAGATAACCTGAATCAATATCCAGAAACACGGTTGGCAGAGCTGATCAACTGTTTATCGGGGGGATACGATAGCATATTCTCCCTCTGTGATGACTATGATCCTGGAAAGAGAGAGTTTTACTTTGACAGAGATCCAGATGCTTTCAAATGCATTATTGACGTGTACTACTTCGGGGAAATTCATATGAAGAAAGGAATATGCCCCATATGTTTCAAGAATGAAATGGAATTTTGGAAAGTGGATCTGAAATTTTTGGATGACTGCTGCAAAACTCACCTaagtgaaaaaaaggaagaactggAAGAAATAGCCCGAAGGGTGCAACTAATTCTGGATGATTTGGGAGTAGATGCCTCAGAAAGTCGCTGGAAAAGATGCCAAAAATACATCTGGAAATTTCTGGAGAAGCCAGAGTCATCCTACCCAGCTCGAGTGATCGCCGTTCTGtcctttctgtttattttgaccTCCTCCATCGTGATGTGTGTGGGGACCATCCCAGACCTACAGGTTGCAGATGCAAAGGGGAACCGCATGGAACACCCAACCCTGGACAGCATCGAGACAGCCTGTATAGGCTGGTTTACCATGGAGTATGTGCTGAGGCTGATCTCCTCTCCCAACAAACTCCACTTCGCCCTGTCTTTCATGAACATAGTCGATGTGCTAGCAATACTTCCTTTCTATGTCAGCCTGACCTTGACCCACTTGGGAGCCAAGCTCATGGAGCTGAGCAACGTCCAGCAGGCTGTCCAGGCGCTGCGCATCATGCGGATCGCCAGGATTTTCAAGCTTGCACGGCATTCCTCGGGGCTCCAGACTCTAACATATGCCCTGAAACGCAGCTTTAAGGAGCTCGGGCTGCTCCTCATGTACTTAGCTGTTGGAATCTTTGTCTTTTCTGCCCTGGGTTACACCATGGAGCAAAGTCACCCtgaaactttatttaaaagcatCCCTCAGTCATTTTGGTGGGCAATCATTACTATGACCACAGTTGGATATGGAGACATATACCCTAAAACAACACTAGGAAAGCTGAATGCTGCCATCAGTTTTCTTTGCGGGGTGATAGCGATTGCCCTTCCTATCCATCCCATCATTAACAACTTTGTCAGGTATTATAACAAACAGAGGGTTTTAGAAACAGCTGCCAAGCATGAATTGGAGCTGATGGAGCTAAACTCAGCCGAGGGGAAAGCCACAAGCTCCAAAAgtgaactagatgatcttgcGAGGGGAAGCGAGGAAGGTCCTTTTTATAGCAGCCGGCTAAAAGTCTCCCACAGTGACACCTTTATTCATCTCCTGTCAGAAGAGAAACACTATAGGACCAGGCTTCGAAGCTGCAAATAA